The Octopus sinensis unplaced genomic scaffold, ASM634580v1 Contig18090, whole genome shotgun sequence genomic interval CTTTTGATAGCGAACGTTTCTTCCTTAGTGATGTTTGGTTTGGGAAGTTTCGCTTTTTCTAGTACCTGTCTCACTTTCCACCTTAGTTCATCTCCCTGAGCTTTTGGCATCTTTATGGCTATCTCTTCAATAGGGGCTATTATGTACAAGTATGGAATGCGCTTGATGGTTGTTGCAAAGTTGAGGCCTTTGTTTAGTACTGCTTCTTCAGAGCTTTCTAGATGTCGGATACTTACATTAATTACTGCTTTCACAGGTGGGTGACGGACTTCAGTCTTCATTCcctgacatgaataataataataataataataataataataataataataataataataataataataataataataataacaataacaacaacaacaacaacaacaacaacaataataacaataataataataataataataataataataataataataataataataataaatgccctgatgcagtaccaggcagtggctctcatggcttctgatcttaactgattggaagtgttatcatgtacattgttttgtcttgataaaagatgggctacagcaaatattctgctcaataaccacagatttgcttgtcagttgtttgaccttaaccagttgagcatgtcccttagtggctgacgatatgtgcatctctgatcacgagcagaagtagtgggggagcatcatagccatgtgttgagagggattctttggggtttgaataattcacctctggaaacatgggtggttctttcaacatccttaaacaacccttattcagggaccttttgag includes:
- the LOC115231293 gene encoding uncharacterized protein LOC115231293, which gives rise to MKTEVRHPPVKAVINVSIRHLESSEEAVLNKGLNFATTIKRIPYLYIIAPIEEIAIKMPKAQGDELRWKVRQVLEKAKLPKPNITKEETFAIKRLQSDNSIIILPADKGNATVVMNKSDYSEKLAK